One genomic segment of Streptomyces niveus includes these proteins:
- a CDS encoding class II aldolase/adducin family protein: protein MTETGHAHGHDRGSEHGHEHGHPNGPEIEQAWLDLVATARRSAADGLVVGTSGNVSVRVGDLVLVTPSGVPYDRLTPADTVAVDLDGRQVTGRLRPTSELPMHLEVYRNSTAGAVVHTHAVHATAVSTLVPELPLIHYMAADFGGPVRVAPYAMYGTDALAGHMVRALAGRTGCLLQNHGTVTYADTLDKAYDRTAQLEWMCRLWLTATSVPGRTPTLLSRGQVRDVEEQLRGYGQRS from the coding sequence ATGACGGAAACCGGACACGCGCACGGACACGACCGCGGGAGCGAGCACGGACACGAACACGGGCACCCGAACGGCCCGGAGATCGAACAGGCCTGGCTGGACCTCGTCGCGACCGCCCGCCGGAGCGCGGCCGACGGACTGGTCGTCGGCACCTCGGGCAACGTGTCCGTACGCGTCGGGGATCTCGTCCTCGTCACCCCGAGCGGAGTGCCGTACGACCGGCTGACGCCCGCGGACACCGTCGCCGTCGATCTGGACGGCCGGCAGGTCACCGGCCGCCTCAGGCCCACCAGCGAGCTGCCGATGCATCTGGAGGTCTACCGCAACTCCACCGCCGGCGCCGTGGTGCACACCCACGCCGTCCACGCCACCGCCGTCTCCACCCTCGTCCCCGAACTCCCGCTGATCCACTACATGGCGGCGGACTTCGGCGGACCGGTCCGGGTCGCCCCGTACGCGATGTACGGCACGGACGCGCTGGCCGGGCACATGGTGCGCGCGCTGGCCGGCCGCACGGGCTGTCTGCTCCAGAACCACGGCACCGTCACCTACGCGGACACCCTGGACAAGGCGTACGACCGCACGGCCCAGCTGGAGTGGATGTGCCGGCTGTGGCTCACCGCCACCTCCGTACCCGGCCGTACGCCGACCCTGCTCTCCCGGGGGCAGGTACGGGACGTCGAGGAGCAGCTCAGGGGCTACGGCCAGCGGAGCTGA
- a CDS encoding alpha/beta hydrolase: MRPARATAAAVTTVIGVGTAAVAAGRYASDAALKAPTGRPLPGDPRLAVHATAAGRVTLTRCLASLRPGVYGLESADVQAVVGPVIDDVPHPPDTVVRRLERVGRGTLAAGSRVRLTPQLHHGDPSTALGIDHDRVEIPGELGPLPGWFVPGSRDTWVITAHGLGTTPEHPMNVLEFLVDQQFPVLNVAYRGDRGAPPSPDGLGHFGHSEWRDLDAAIRHAVRDGAEHVVLYGWSVGATMALHAAGKSGQRDRITGLVLDSPVLDWEATLRALATARRTPGPLLPLAVRAAQGRTGLRGGRLPVVADPRELHVPTLIVHGPDDALSPWYPSRELAARRPELVTLHTVSDAPHGAMWNADPLGYEETLRRFLTPLM, translated from the coding sequence ATGCGCCCGGCCAGAGCGACGGCAGCAGCCGTCACCACAGTGATCGGTGTCGGCACGGCCGCGGTGGCGGCCGGCCGGTACGCCAGCGACGCGGCGCTCAAGGCGCCCACCGGGCGACCACTGCCGGGCGACCCACGGCTCGCCGTGCACGCCACGGCCGCCGGCCGCGTCACCCTGACCCGCTGTCTCGCCTCCCTGCGCCCCGGCGTCTACGGCCTGGAGTCCGCGGACGTCCAGGCGGTCGTCGGCCCGGTCATCGACGACGTACCGCACCCTCCCGACACGGTCGTCCGCAGACTGGAACGCGTCGGGCGGGGCACCCTCGCCGCCGGCAGCCGCGTCCGGCTCACGCCCCAGCTCCACCACGGCGACCCCTCCACCGCGCTGGGCATCGACCACGACCGGGTGGAGATCCCCGGCGAACTCGGCCCGCTTCCCGGCTGGTTCGTGCCCGGCAGCCGCGACACCTGGGTGATCACCGCGCACGGCCTCGGTACCACCCCGGAGCACCCCATGAACGTCCTGGAGTTCCTGGTGGACCAGCAGTTCCCGGTGCTGAACGTGGCCTACCGGGGCGACCGCGGCGCCCCGCCCTCGCCGGACGGCCTCGGGCACTTCGGCCACTCCGAATGGCGCGACCTCGACGCGGCCATCCGCCACGCCGTGCGGGACGGTGCCGAACACGTCGTCCTGTACGGCTGGTCCGTCGGGGCCACGATGGCCCTGCACGCCGCCGGGAAGTCCGGACAGCGCGACCGGATCACCGGACTCGTCCTGGACAGCCCGGTGCTCGACTGGGAGGCCACACTGCGCGCCCTGGCCACCGCGCGACGCACCCCGGGCCCGCTGCTGCCGCTCGCCGTTCGCGCGGCGCAGGGCCGGACCGGACTGCGCGGCGGCAGACTGCCCGTGGTCGCCGATCCGCGGGAACTCCACGTCCCGACGCTGATCGTGCACGGCCCCGACGACGCCCTCTCTCCCTGGTACCCGTCGCGCGAACTCGCCGCCCGCCGCCCCGAACTGGTCACCCTGCACACGGTCTCGGACGCCCCGCACGGCGCGATGTGGAACGCCGACCCCCTCGGCTACGAGGAGACGCTCCGCCGCTTCCTCACGCCCCTCATGTAG
- a CDS encoding VOC family protein, which translates to MAGVPTVCPTLVYEDAKAAIRTLKDAFGFREVSVYEGEDGSVLHAELAHGSGMVMLGSRKGEGVFAEAMAGGGPAGIYVVVEDVDAHHARAVERGVEILMPPTDQDYGSRDYMARDAEGNVWSFGTYAPGAGG; encoded by the coding sequence ATGGCCGGGGTGCCGACTGTCTGTCCGACGCTCGTGTACGAGGACGCGAAGGCCGCCATCAGGACACTGAAGGACGCCTTCGGCTTCAGGGAGGTGAGTGTGTACGAGGGCGAGGACGGCAGCGTGCTCCATGCCGAACTGGCCCATGGGAGCGGCATGGTGATGCTGGGGTCCAGGAAGGGCGAGGGCGTCTTCGCCGAGGCGATGGCGGGCGGCGGGCCCGCCGGGATCTATGTGGTCGTCGAGGACGTGGACGCGCACCACGCGCGGGCCGTGGAGCGGGGCGTGGAGATCCTGATGCCGCCGACGGACCAGGACTACGGCTCGCGGGACTACATGGCGCGCGACGCGGAGGGCAACGTGTGGAGCTTCGGGACGTACGCGCCGGGCGCCGGCGGCTGA
- a CDS encoding ABC-F family ATP-binding cassette domain-containing protein — MITATGVELRAGARILIESASFRIAKGDRIGLVGRNGAGKTTLTKCLAGEGTPAAGTITRSGDVGYLPQDPRTGDLETLARDRILSARDLDSVLKKMRENEDRMANGKGATREKAMKKYERLETEFLTKGGYAAESEAATIAAALGLPDRVLGQPLHTLSGGQRRRVELARILFSDADTLLLDEPTNHLDADSIVWLRDYLKTYRGGFIVISHDVDLVETVVNKVFYLDANRSQIDVYNMGWKLYQQQRESDEKRRKRERANAEKKAATLNSQADKMRAKATKTVAAQNMARRAERLLSGLEAVRQSDKVAKLRFPDPAPCGRTPLTAEGLSKSYGSLEIFTDVDLAIDKGSRVVILGLNGAGKTTLLRLLAGVEKPDTGEVTPGHGLKLGYYAQEHETLDPDRSVLENMRSSAPDLDLVDVRKTLGSFLFSGDDVEKPARVLSGGEKTRLALATLVVSSANVLLLDEPTNNLDPASREEILGALRTYKGAVILVTHDEGAVQALEPERIILLPDGVEDLWGADYADLVALA, encoded by the coding sequence GTGATCACCGCCACCGGTGTCGAGTTGCGCGCCGGCGCTCGCATCCTCATCGAGTCAGCCTCGTTCCGCATCGCCAAGGGCGACCGCATCGGCCTCGTCGGCCGCAACGGAGCGGGCAAGACCACCCTCACCAAATGCCTCGCGGGTGAAGGCACCCCCGCCGCCGGCACCATCACCCGCTCCGGCGACGTCGGCTATCTCCCGCAGGACCCGCGCACCGGCGACCTCGAAACCCTCGCCCGCGACCGCATCCTCTCGGCCCGCGACCTCGACTCCGTCCTGAAGAAGATGCGCGAGAACGAGGACCGGATGGCGAACGGCAAGGGCGCCACCCGCGAGAAGGCGATGAAGAAGTACGAGCGCCTGGAGACCGAGTTCCTGACCAAGGGCGGATACGCCGCCGAGTCCGAGGCCGCCACCATCGCCGCCGCGCTCGGCCTGCCCGACCGGGTACTCGGCCAGCCCCTCCATACGCTCTCCGGCGGTCAGCGCCGCCGCGTCGAACTCGCCCGCATCCTCTTCTCGGACGCCGACACCCTGCTCCTGGACGAGCCGACGAACCACCTCGACGCCGACTCCATCGTCTGGCTGCGGGACTACCTCAAGACCTACCGCGGCGGCTTCATCGTCATCTCCCACGACGTCGACCTCGTCGAGACGGTCGTCAACAAGGTCTTCTACCTGGACGCCAACCGCTCCCAGATCGACGTCTACAACATGGGCTGGAAGCTCTACCAGCAGCAGCGCGAGTCCGACGAGAAGCGGCGCAAGCGCGAGCGCGCCAACGCGGAGAAGAAGGCCGCCACGCTCAACTCGCAGGCCGACAAGATGCGCGCCAAGGCCACCAAGACCGTCGCCGCGCAGAACATGGCACGCCGCGCCGAGCGCCTGCTCTCGGGCCTGGAGGCGGTACGCCAGTCCGACAAGGTCGCCAAGCTGCGCTTCCCCGACCCCGCGCCGTGCGGCAGGACGCCGCTGACCGCCGAGGGCCTGTCGAAGTCGTACGGCTCCCTGGAGATCTTCACGGACGTCGACCTGGCCATCGACAAGGGCTCGCGCGTCGTCATCCTCGGCCTCAACGGCGCGGGCAAGACCACCCTGCTGCGGCTGCTCGCCGGGGTGGAGAAGCCCGACACCGGCGAAGTGACGCCGGGCCACGGCCTCAAGCTCGGCTACTACGCGCAGGAGCACGAGACGCTCGACCCCGACCGCTCCGTCCTGGAGAACATGCGGTCCTCCGCCCCCGACCTCGACCTGGTCGACGTCCGCAAGACCCTCGGCTCGTTCCTCTTCTCAGGAGACGACGTCGAGAAGCCCGCCCGCGTCCTGTCCGGCGGCGAGAAGACCCGCCTCGCCCTCGCGACCCTGGTCGTCTCGTCGGCCAACGTGCTGCTCCTGGACGAGCCCACGAACAACCTCGACCCGGCCAGCCGCGAGGAGATCCTCGGCGCGCTGCGCACGTACAAGGGCGCGGTCATCCTCGTCACTCACGACGAGGGCGCCGTACAGGCGCTCGAACCGGAACGGATCATCCTGCTGCCCGACGGTGTCGAGGACCTCTGGGGCGCCGACTACGCGGATCTGGTGGCGCTGGCCTGA
- a CDS encoding helix-turn-helix domain-containing protein, with amino-acid sequence MAETLKKGSRVTGPARDKLAADLKKKYDSGASIRALAEETGRSYGFVHRMLSESGVTLRGRGGATRGKKASA; translated from the coding sequence GTGGCCGAGACTCTGAAGAAGGGCAGCCGGGTAACCGGCCCCGCGCGCGACAAGCTCGCGGCAGACCTGAAGAAGAAGTACGACTCCGGTGCGAGTATCCGTGCGCTGGCCGAGGAAACGGGCCGGTCCTACGGATTCGTCCACCGGATGCTCAGCGAGTCCGGAGTCACACTCCGGGGACGCGGTGGAGCGACGCGCGGCAAGAAGGCCTCGGCCTGA
- a CDS encoding enoyl-CoA hydratase/isomerase family protein: MTSLDHVLDKDGVRLTVEDAVATVTLTNPAKRNAQSPALWRALTEAGQSLPGSVRVVVLRGEGKSFSAGLDRQAFTPEGFDGEPSFPDLARRSDTDLDAAIAEYQSAFTWWRRSDIVSIAAVQGHAIGAGFQLALGCDLRVVASDVQFAMRETSLGLVPDLAGTHTLVGIVGYARALEICATGRFVQAEEAERTGLANLVVPPAELDAAVGDLTAAILAAPRDATVETKALLLGASSRTYDEQRAAERAAQARRLRDLAGLGD; encoded by the coding sequence ATGACTTCGCTCGATCACGTGCTCGACAAGGACGGCGTACGGCTCACCGTCGAGGACGCGGTTGCCACGGTGACCTTGACCAACCCGGCCAAGCGCAACGCTCAGTCTCCCGCTCTGTGGCGGGCGTTGACGGAAGCCGGACAGTCACTGCCAGGCAGCGTGCGGGTCGTCGTGCTGCGCGGCGAGGGGAAATCCTTCTCCGCGGGCCTCGACCGGCAGGCGTTCACTCCCGAGGGCTTCGACGGTGAACCCTCCTTCCCGGACCTGGCACGCCGTTCCGACACGGACCTGGACGCGGCCATCGCCGAGTACCAGTCCGCCTTCACCTGGTGGCGCCGGAGTGACATCGTGTCGATCGCCGCCGTCCAGGGACACGCCATCGGCGCCGGATTCCAGCTCGCGCTGGGCTGCGATCTGCGGGTCGTCGCGTCGGACGTGCAGTTCGCGATGCGCGAGACCAGCCTCGGGCTGGTCCCCGATCTCGCCGGTACGCACACCCTCGTGGGGATCGTCGGCTACGCCCGCGCGCTGGAGATCTGCGCGACGGGCCGCTTCGTGCAGGCCGAGGAGGCCGAGCGGACCGGTCTCGCCAATCTCGTGGTGCCGCCGGCCGAACTCGACGCGGCGGTGGGGGACCTGACGGCCGCGATCCTGGCCGCGCCGCGCGACGCGACGGTCGAGACGAAGGCCCTGCTGCTGGGTGCGTCGTCGCGTACGTACGACGAACAGCGCGCCGCCGAACGCGCGGCCCAGGCACGCCGCCTGCGGGACCTGGCGGGCCTGGGGGACTAG
- a CDS encoding glycoside hydrolase family 6 protein, producing the protein MLLTGGAVTQLTTTPASASAKAAARVDNPYAGAKVYVNPLWSAKAAAEPGGSRISNQPTAVWLDRIAAIKGVAGGMGLEAHLNRAVSQGAQTIQLVIYNLPGRDCSALASNGELGQTDLPRYKSEYIDPIAAILAKPAYANLRIVNIVEIDSLPNLVTNVSPRPTAVPNCDTMKANGNYVKGVGYALAKLGAIPNAYNYVDAGHHGWIGWDDNFNASAKQIAEAAKAEGSTLANVHGFIANTANYGATTEPFFKIGDTANDGPIREKSKWIDWNRYVDEQSFAQAFRAEVQKEGFSPDVGMLIDTSRNGWGGAARPTAAGPKTTSDTYVNGGRTDRRIHLGNWCNQKGAGLGARPQAAPAPGIDAYVWVKPPGESDGASKVIENDEGKGFDRMCDPTYTGNPLNGNNMSGALPDAPLSGHWFPAQFQELMRNAYPAL; encoded by the coding sequence ATGCTGCTCACCGGTGGCGCGGTCACCCAGCTCACCACCACCCCCGCCTCCGCGTCCGCAAAGGCCGCCGCCCGCGTGGACAACCCGTACGCGGGTGCCAAGGTGTACGTGAACCCGCTGTGGTCCGCGAAGGCCGCGGCCGAGCCCGGCGGCAGCAGAATCTCCAACCAGCCCACCGCCGTGTGGCTCGACCGCATCGCCGCGATCAAGGGTGTGGCCGGCGGAATGGGCCTGGAGGCCCACCTCAACAGGGCCGTCAGCCAGGGCGCGCAGACGATCCAGCTGGTCATCTACAACTTGCCCGGCCGTGACTGTTCCGCCCTCGCCTCGAACGGCGAGCTCGGCCAGACGGATCTCCCCCGGTACAAGAGCGAGTACATCGACCCGATCGCGGCGATCCTGGCCAAGCCGGCCTACGCCAACCTGCGCATCGTGAACATCGTCGAGATCGACTCGCTGCCGAACCTGGTCACCAACGTCTCGCCCCGCCCGACCGCGGTCCCGAACTGCGACACGATGAAGGCGAACGGAAACTACGTCAAGGGTGTCGGCTACGCGCTGGCCAAGCTGGGCGCGATCCCGAACGCGTACAACTACGTCGACGCGGGTCACCACGGCTGGATCGGCTGGGACGACAACTTCAACGCCTCCGCGAAGCAGATCGCCGAGGCCGCGAAGGCCGAGGGCAGCACACTGGCCAACGTGCACGGCTTCATCGCCAACACCGCGAACTACGGCGCCACCACGGAGCCGTTCTTCAAGATCGGCGACACCGCCAACGACGGTCCGATCCGCGAAAAGTCCAAGTGGATCGACTGGAACCGCTACGTGGACGAGCAGTCGTTCGCCCAGGCGTTCCGCGCCGAGGTCCAGAAGGAAGGCTTCTCCCCGGACGTCGGCATGCTGATCGACACCTCCCGCAACGGCTGGGGCGGCGCGGCCCGGCCGACCGCCGCGGGCCCGAAGACCACCTCGGACACGTACGTCAACGGAGGCCGCACGGACCGCCGGATCCACCTGGGCAACTGGTGCAACCAGAAGGGCGCCGGTCTCGGCGCACGGCCCCAGGCGGCCCCGGCACCCGGTATCGACGCGTACGTCTGGGTCAAGCCCCCGGGTGAGTCGGACGGCGCCAGCAAGGTGATCGAGAACGACGAGGGCAAGGGCTTCGACCGGATGTGCGACCCGACGTACACCGGTAACCCCCTCAACGGGAACAACATGTCCGGCGCCCTGCCGGACGCGCCGCTCTCCGGCCACTGGTTCCCGGCCCAGTTCCAGGAGCTCATGAGGAACGCCTACCCGGCGCTCTGA